The proteins below come from a single Arthrobacter crystallopoietes genomic window:
- a CDS encoding glycerate kinase, whose product MKVVIAPDKFKGSLTAPEVAAAVERGLRAVAPDIQVTNVPVADGGEGTLQAAVGAGYTRHLATVAGPTGMPLEAAIAVKGQQAVIEMAAASGLDVLPGGQLQALTATSRGTGELISAALDLGCTSIILGVGGSACTDGGAGLLQGLGAILKDDGGRFLPRGGAALARLAEVDLSGLDPRLAGVSFVLASDVDNPLLGENGAAAVFGPQKGASAEDVATLDAALAQFVRVLGPELGAGTAAMAHLPGSGAAGGVGFAALAVLEAQRRRGIDVVIELTGLRDKLAGAELVITGEGSLDAQSLEGKTPIGVATEAAAAGVPVFAVCGRTLLSDTQLESAGLAQTYALTDLESDVSVCMAEAGGLLERVGAEIGLRLLAGDIAGGRELEAQRGA is encoded by the coding sequence ATGAAAGTGGTGATTGCACCGGATAAGTTCAAGGGCTCGCTCACCGCCCCGGAAGTGGCCGCGGCGGTTGAGCGGGGCCTGCGGGCGGTCGCCCCGGACATCCAGGTCACCAACGTTCCCGTGGCCGACGGCGGAGAAGGCACCCTTCAGGCCGCCGTCGGCGCGGGGTACACGCGGCATCTCGCCACCGTTGCCGGACCTACCGGCATGCCGCTGGAGGCGGCCATCGCGGTCAAGGGCCAACAGGCCGTGATCGAGATGGCCGCGGCCTCCGGGCTGGACGTGCTGCCCGGCGGCCAGCTGCAGGCGCTTACCGCCACCAGCCGGGGTACCGGGGAACTGATCAGCGCGGCCCTGGATCTGGGCTGCACCAGCATCATCCTCGGGGTGGGCGGCAGCGCCTGCACCGACGGCGGCGCGGGGCTGCTCCAGGGCCTGGGGGCCATCCTGAAGGACGACGGCGGACGGTTCCTTCCGCGCGGCGGAGCGGCTTTGGCCCGGCTCGCCGAGGTGGACCTGTCCGGCCTGGATCCGCGGCTGGCCGGCGTTTCCTTCGTGCTGGCTTCCGACGTGGACAACCCGCTGCTGGGGGAGAACGGTGCCGCCGCGGTGTTCGGTCCGCAGAAAGGTGCCTCGGCGGAGGATGTGGCAACGCTGGACGCCGCCCTGGCCCAGTTTGTGCGGGTCCTCGGTCCTGAACTGGGAGCAGGCACGGCCGCGATGGCACACCTGCCCGGCTCCGGTGCCGCCGGCGGAGTGGGTTTCGCGGCACTGGCAGTGCTGGAGGCGCAGCGCAGGCGCGGAATCGACGTCGTTATTGAGTTGACCGGCCTGCGGGACAAACTCGCCGGGGCCGAGCTGGTCATCACGGGCGAGGGCAGCCTGGATGCCCAGAGCCTGGAAGGCAAGACGCCCATCGGCGTGGCCACCGAAGCCGCGGCCGCCGGCGTGCCCGTTTTCGCGGTCTGCGGCCGTACACTTTTGTCGGACACTCAGCTGGAATCGGCAGGGCTTGCGCAAACATACGCCTTGACGGATCTTGAAAGTGACGTCTCCGTCTGCATGGCTGAGGCGGGCGGGCTGCTCGAACGCGTCGGCGCGGAGATCGGACTGCGGCTGCTGGCGGGTGATATCGCCGGCGGCAGGGAACTGGAAGCTCAGAGGGGAGCATAA
- a CDS encoding DUF2975 domain-containing protein: protein MGKLTVLALRTVLALLLAGSLFIQVWMVPLISTDLEEAGADTALRILFLIIVVLGIVTVQVTMVCVWRLLTMVRRGTVFSDGAFRYVDVIFGAVAAASVLMFGLAVLLAPGGIAPGIVLLICGASLLIAGMALIVLVLRKLLAQAVARDVEAKHLRTELDEVI, encoded by the coding sequence TTGGGAAAGTTGACGGTTCTGGCGTTGCGCACTGTGCTCGCGCTGCTGCTCGCCGGCTCGCTGTTCATCCAGGTGTGGATGGTCCCGCTGATCTCCACTGATCTGGAAGAGGCCGGCGCGGACACCGCCCTGCGCATCCTGTTCCTCATAATCGTGGTGCTGGGGATCGTCACGGTGCAAGTCACCATGGTCTGCGTGTGGCGGCTGTTGACGATGGTCCGCCGGGGAACGGTCTTCTCCGACGGCGCTTTCCGGTACGTGGACGTCATCTTCGGCGCGGTGGCGGCGGCGTCGGTCCTCATGTTCGGGCTTGCCGTCCTGTTGGCCCCGGGCGGTATTGCTCCCGGCATCGTCCTGTTGATCTGCGGAGCGTCCCTGCTGATCGCAGGGATGGCGCTGATCGTCCTGGTGCTGCGGAAGCTCCTGGCGCAGGCTGTCGCCCGCGACGTTGAAGCCAAGCATCTGCGGACCGAGCTGGACGAGGTGATTTGA
- the allB gene encoding allantoinase AllB produces the protein MGVEGTSPEYDLVIRGERILTTAGVAAREVGVRDGSIVAIEPLGNGLRGREVLELAADETLIPGLVDTHVHVNEPGRTEWEGFASATRAAAAGGVTTIIDMPLNSIPPTINAAALEEKRNAARDQAFVDVGFWGGAVPGNTGDLRPLHDEGVFGFKCFLLHSGVDEFPPLDADEMEKDMAELKTFDSLMIVHAEDSRAIERAPHAEGDQYQRFLASRPRGAENVAIAEVIERARWTGARAHILHLSSSDALPMIASAKRDGVKLTVETCPHYLTLLAEEIPNGATAFKCCPPIREASNRELLWKGLEDGIIDCIVSDHSPSTLDLKDLENGDFGVAWGGVASLQLGISLIWTEARQRGIPLEQVVDWMSRRPAELARMTRKGQLALGYDADFSVFAADESFVVDAKKLKHKNPITPYDGKPLAGVVRRTFLRGAEIGGETPTGRLIRRGTA, from the coding sequence GTGGGCGTCGAAGGAACTTCACCGGAATACGACCTGGTCATTCGGGGCGAGCGGATCCTGACGACGGCGGGGGTTGCCGCGCGCGAGGTCGGTGTGCGGGACGGCTCGATTGTCGCCATCGAACCGCTGGGCAACGGACTGCGCGGCCGCGAAGTCCTTGAGCTCGCCGCGGACGAAACGCTGATCCCCGGGCTGGTGGACACGCACGTGCACGTCAACGAGCCCGGCCGCACCGAGTGGGAGGGCTTCGCCTCCGCCACCCGGGCCGCGGCCGCCGGCGGGGTGACCACCATCATTGACATGCCGTTGAACAGCATCCCGCCCACCATCAACGCCGCCGCGTTGGAGGAAAAGCGCAACGCCGCTCGGGACCAGGCCTTTGTGGACGTGGGCTTTTGGGGCGGGGCGGTGCCCGGCAACACCGGGGACCTGCGGCCGCTGCACGATGAGGGCGTCTTCGGCTTCAAGTGCTTCCTGCTGCACTCAGGCGTGGACGAGTTCCCGCCGCTGGATGCGGACGAGATGGAAAAGGACATGGCGGAGCTGAAGACCTTCGACTCGCTGATGATTGTCCATGCCGAAGATTCGCGGGCCATTGAGCGTGCACCGCACGCCGAGGGCGACCAGTACCAGCGCTTCCTCGCCTCCCGCCCGCGCGGGGCCGAAAACGTGGCCATCGCCGAGGTGATCGAGCGGGCCCGCTGGACCGGCGCCCGCGCCCATATCCTGCACCTGTCTTCCTCCGATGCCCTGCCGATGATCGCCAGTGCCAAGCGCGACGGCGTGAAGCTCACCGTGGAGACCTGCCCGCACTACCTCACGCTGCTGGCAGAGGAAATCCCCAACGGCGCGACGGCGTTCAAATGCTGCCCGCCCATCCGCGAGGCATCCAACCGGGAACTGCTGTGGAAGGGCCTCGAGGACGGCATCATCGACTGCATCGTCTCGGACCATTCGCCCAGCACCTTGGACCTGAAGGACCTGGAGAACGGCGACTTCGGCGTGGCCTGGGGCGGCGTTGCCTCGCTGCAACTGGGGATCTCGCTGATCTGGACCGAGGCCCGGCAGCGGGGGATCCCGCTGGAGCAGGTAGTGGACTGGATGTCCCGCCGGCCGGCCGAGCTCGCCCGGATGACGCGGAAGGGCCAGCTGGCGCTGGGTTACGACGCCGACTTCTCCGTCTTCGCCGCGGATGAAAGCTTCGTGGTGGACGCGAAGAAGCTCAAGCACAAGAACCCGATCACGCCCTACGACGGCAAGCCGCTGGCCGGCGTCGTGCGGCGGACGTTCCTCCGCGGCGCGGAGATCGGCGGCGAGACGCCAACCGGCCGCTTGATCCGGCGAGGCACCGCCTGA
- a CDS encoding hydroxypyruvate isomerase family protein, translating into MSYTVNCSILFTELPFLERPAAAVAAGFDSVEFWWPFAESVPGDADVTAFERAINDAGVQLTGLNFNAGDMPGGDRGLVSWKGRDAEFRDNIAVVAGIGERLGCKAFNALYGNRLDEHTPEAQDEVALANLVAAAEGVAAIGGTVLLEPVSGADRYPLKTAQDALDVIGKVHAEGPQNIKLLADFYHLAVNGDDVAAVIENHAKDFGHIQIADNPGRGAPGTGELPLGEWISRSRQLGYQGPIGLEYKAPAEQAFGWLIR; encoded by the coding sequence ATGTCTTACACAGTGAACTGCTCCATCCTCTTCACCGAACTGCCTTTCCTGGAGCGCCCCGCGGCCGCCGTCGCCGCCGGCTTCGACAGCGTGGAGTTCTGGTGGCCGTTCGCCGAATCCGTTCCCGGTGACGCCGACGTCACTGCGTTCGAGCGCGCGATCAACGACGCCGGCGTCCAGCTCACCGGGCTCAATTTCAACGCCGGTGACATGCCGGGCGGGGATCGCGGCCTAGTCTCCTGGAAGGGACGCGACGCCGAATTCCGGGACAACATCGCCGTCGTCGCCGGCATCGGCGAACGCCTTGGCTGCAAGGCCTTCAACGCGCTCTACGGCAACCGCCTGGACGAGCACACCCCGGAGGCGCAGGACGAAGTGGCTCTGGCCAACCTTGTCGCCGCGGCCGAAGGCGTCGCCGCGATCGGCGGTACCGTCCTGCTCGAGCCTGTTTCCGGTGCCGACCGTTACCCGCTCAAGACGGCGCAGGACGCACTCGACGTGATCGGCAAGGTCCACGCCGAGGGGCCGCAGAACATCAAGCTCCTCGCCGATTTCTACCATCTGGCCGTCAATGGCGACGACGTGGCGGCAGTCATCGAGAACCACGCCAAGGACTTCGGCCACATCCAAATCGCGGACAACCCCGGCCGCGGCGCCCCCGGAACCGGCGAACTGCCGCTCGGCGAATGGATCTCCCGCAGCCGCCAACTTGGCTACCAGGGCCCCATCGGACTCGAGTACAAGGCGCCAGCCGAGCAGGCTTTCGGCTGGCTCATCCGCTAA
- a CDS encoding 2-hydroxy-3-oxopropionate reductase, translating to MTNVAVIGLGIMGLPMAINLVKAGHSVTGFNRSQDKIDKLAAEGGTGANSIADAVKDADVVITMVPDSPDVEAVVTGEEGVFANAKQGGLWIDASSIRPDVAVRLAEEARAAGIRPLDAPVSGGEQGAIDGVLSIMVGGEAADFEAAQDVFDAVGKTIVHVGPSGSGQTVKAANQLIVAVNIEVLGEAIAFLEAYGVDTDAALKVLGGGLAGSKVLEQKGQKMLDRNFDPGFRLALHHKDLGIVTSAAREANVAIPLGAAVAQLVAATVNQGDGGLDHSGLFKQVLQLSGRK from the coding sequence ATGACCAACGTTGCAGTCATCGGACTCGGCATCATGGGCCTGCCCATGGCCATCAACCTCGTCAAGGCCGGCCACAGTGTTACCGGCTTCAACCGCAGCCAGGACAAGATCGACAAGCTGGCGGCCGAAGGCGGCACGGGCGCCAACAGCATCGCCGACGCCGTGAAGGACGCCGACGTCGTTATCACCATGGTGCCTGACTCGCCGGACGTTGAAGCCGTGGTCACCGGCGAGGAAGGCGTCTTCGCCAACGCCAAGCAGGGCGGACTGTGGATCGATGCCAGCAGCATCCGGCCCGACGTCGCCGTCCGCCTCGCCGAAGAGGCCCGCGCCGCCGGCATCCGCCCGCTGGACGCCCCGGTCTCCGGCGGCGAGCAGGGCGCCATCGACGGCGTGCTCTCCATCATGGTCGGCGGCGAGGCGGCCGACTTCGAAGCCGCGCAGGATGTTTTCGACGCCGTGGGCAAGACCATTGTGCACGTGGGTCCCTCGGGTTCCGGCCAGACGGTCAAGGCTGCCAACCAGCTGATTGTCGCCGTGAACATAGAAGTCCTCGGCGAGGCCATCGCCTTCCTCGAGGCCTACGGCGTGGACACCGACGCCGCACTCAAGGTGCTCGGCGGCGGCCTGGCCGGCTCGAAGGTGCTGGAGCAGAAGGGCCAGAAGATGCTGGACCGCAACTTCGACCCGGGCTTCCGCCTCGCCCTGCACCACAAGGACCTCGGCATCGTGACCTCCGCCGCCCGCGAAGCCAACGTGGCCATCCCGCTTGGCGCCGCCGTTGCGCAGCTGGTCGCCGCCACCGTCAACCAGGGCGACGGCGGACTGGACCACTCGGGCCTCTTCAAGCAGGTCCTGCAGCTCTCCGGCCGGAAGTAA
- the bcp gene encoding thioredoxin-dependent thiol peroxidase, with amino-acid sequence MTQLQPGIPAPSFTLPDASGSKVSLADYAGRNVVVYFYPKAATPGCTTEACDFRDNLNSLQAAGFDVVGISPDEPEALQDFAEAESLTFPLLSDIDNEVAKAYGSFGEKEFNGKTFTGTLRSTVVVDPEGNVRLAEYNVDAKGHVARLRESLGVN; translated from the coding sequence ATGACGCAACTCCAGCCCGGAATCCCCGCCCCGTCCTTCACGCTGCCCGATGCCTCCGGCAGCAAGGTCTCGCTTGCCGACTACGCCGGCCGCAATGTTGTGGTGTACTTCTACCCGAAGGCCGCGACCCCGGGCTGCACCACGGAAGCCTGCGATTTCCGCGACAACCTGAACTCGCTCCAGGCCGCCGGTTTCGACGTCGTCGGCATTTCTCCGGATGAGCCCGAAGCGCTGCAGGACTTCGCCGAGGCCGAGTCGCTGACCTTCCCGCTCCTCTCGGACATCGACAACGAGGTGGCCAAGGCCTACGGTTCGTTTGGCGAGAAGGAGTTCAACGGCAAGACGTTCACCGGCACGCTGCGCAGCACCGTCGTCGTCGATCCTGAGGGCAACGTCCGCCTGGCCGAGTACAACGTGGACGCCAAGGGCCACGTGGCGCGGCTGCGCGAATCACTCGGCGTGAACTGA
- the gcl gene encoding glyoxylate carboligase codes for MTKMRTVDAAIAILEKEGATEAFGLPGAAINPFYSAMRAHGGIRHTLARHVEGASHMADGYSRAADGNIGICVGTSGPAGTDMITGLYAAWADSVPILCITGQAPVAKLHKEDFQAVDIETIAKPVTKMAMTILEPAQVPGAFQKAFQLMRSGRPGPVLLDLPIDVQMAQIEFDIDTYEPLPVEKPKASRKQAEKALDMLTAAERPLIVAGGGIINAGASAQLVELAELLNIPVIPTLMGWGTIPDNHRLMAGMAGLQTSHRYGNENMLASDFVIGIGNRWANRHTGGLDTYTKGRKFVHIDIEPTQIGRVFAPDLGITSDAGAALEILLEVAKERKAAGKLPDYSGWSGECIERKGKLQRKTHFENVPIKPQRVYEEMNKAFGEDTTYVSTIGLSQIAGAQLLHVFGPRRWINAGQAGPLGWTAPAALGVVRGKPDETVVALSGDYDFQFMIEELAVGAQFQLPYIHVVVNNSYLGLIRQSQRGFEMDYHVSLAFENVNSPEMNGYGVDHVKVAEGLGCKAVRVENPEDLSAAFDKARALMAEYKVPVIVEVILERVTNISMGTELDNVNEFEGVAETAADAPTAILALQG; via the coding sequence ATGACCAAGATGCGCACCGTAGACGCTGCCATCGCCATCCTGGAAAAGGAGGGCGCCACCGAGGCGTTCGGCCTGCCCGGGGCGGCCATCAACCCGTTCTACTCCGCCATGCGTGCCCATGGCGGCATCCGCCACACGCTGGCCCGCCACGTTGAAGGCGCCTCGCACATGGCCGACGGCTACTCGCGTGCCGCGGACGGCAACATCGGTATCTGTGTGGGCACCTCGGGCCCCGCCGGCACCGACATGATCACCGGGCTGTACGCGGCCTGGGCCGACTCGGTGCCGATCCTGTGCATCACGGGCCAGGCACCGGTGGCGAAGCTGCACAAGGAAGACTTCCAGGCGGTGGACATTGAGACCATCGCGAAGCCGGTGACGAAGATGGCCATGACCATCCTGGAACCGGCGCAGGTTCCCGGTGCCTTCCAGAAGGCCTTCCAGCTGATGCGTTCCGGCCGCCCCGGACCGGTGCTGCTGGACCTGCCCATCGACGTGCAGATGGCCCAGATCGAGTTCGACATCGACACCTATGAGCCGCTGCCGGTCGAGAAGCCGAAGGCCTCCCGCAAGCAGGCCGAAAAGGCGCTGGACATGCTCACCGCAGCGGAGCGCCCGTTGATCGTGGCCGGCGGCGGCATCATCAACGCCGGTGCCTCCGCCCAGCTGGTGGAACTAGCCGAATTGCTCAACATCCCGGTCATTCCCACGCTGATGGGCTGGGGCACCATTCCGGATAACCACCGCCTGATGGCCGGTATGGCGGGCCTGCAGACCTCGCACCGCTACGGCAACGAGAACATGCTGGCCTCCGACTTCGTGATCGGCATCGGCAACCGGTGGGCCAACCGCCACACCGGCGGCCTGGACACCTACACCAAGGGCCGCAAGTTCGTGCACATCGATATCGAGCCCACCCAGATCGGCCGCGTCTTTGCACCGGACCTGGGCATCACCTCGGATGCCGGCGCGGCACTGGAGATCCTGCTCGAGGTTGCCAAGGAGCGCAAGGCCGCCGGCAAGCTGCCGGACTACTCCGGCTGGTCCGGCGAATGCATCGAGCGCAAGGGCAAACTGCAGCGCAAGACCCACTTCGAGAACGTGCCGATCAAGCCGCAACGCGTGTACGAAGAGATGAACAAGGCCTTCGGCGAGGACACCACCTACGTGTCCACCATCGGCCTGTCCCAGATCGCCGGCGCACAGCTGCTGCACGTGTTCGGCCCGCGCCGCTGGATCAACGCGGGCCAGGCGGGGCCGCTGGGCTGGACCGCTCCGGCCGCCCTGGGCGTGGTGCGCGGCAAGCCGGACGAAACCGTGGTTGCACTGTCCGGCGACTACGACTTCCAGTTCATGATCGAAGAGCTGGCCGTGGGCGCGCAGTTCCAGCTGCCGTACATCCACGTGGTGGTCAACAACTCCTACCTGGGCCTGATCCGCCAGTCCCAGCGCGGCTTCGAGATGGATTACCACGTCTCGCTGGCCTTCGAGAACGTGAACTCTCCGGAGATGAACGGCTACGGCGTGGACCACGTCAAGGTAGCCGAGGGCCTGGGCTGCAAGGCCGTGCGCGTGGAGAACCCGGAAGATCTCTCTGCCGCCTTCGACAAGGCCCGCGCGCTGATGGCCGAGTACAAGGTGCCGGTGATTGTGGAGGTCATCCTGGAACGCGTCACCAATATCTCGATGGGCACCGAACTGGACAACGTGAACGAGTTCGAAGGCGTGGCCGAGACCGCTGCCGACGCTCCCACCGCCATCCTGGCTCTTCAGGGCTGA
- a CDS encoding amino acid permease yields the protein MIDTPPATKRRGLPLGNQLLRRKPLGQMLNEAGTGADGSSGGPRLRRSLGVWQLTMISVGATLGTGIFVVLGASVPLAGPAIWISFLVAGFAALLSAISYAEMAGAVPVSGSSYSYTYATMGEGIAWICGWCLVLEYAVSVAAVAVGSAEYVNEMLKTFGLALPAAIAAPPGAEGGVLNLPAVAVVVLAMVLLVRGAKESAWVNTVMVVIKIAVLLMFIAIAFTAFRASHFETLMPMGVAGMSAAASRLFFSYIGFDAASTAGEEAKNPQRDLPRAIIASMVIITGIYILVAVAAVGAREWTWFDGTEAALVQILQELTGNPWMALVFAAGAVVAIASIVLTVLYGQTRILMSMSRDGLVPKVFGRVSPQTGTPVAGTLIVGSAVALTAGLVPLGELADATSIGTLFAFALVNLSVIYLRRSRPNLPRTFRVPFYPLTPILGTVMCIYLMANLGSSTWWVFAVWMLVGAAAYFGYGRRNSKVAQLSRSDYDYLSAQDPAAEPAPSAPGR from the coding sequence ATGATCGACACCCCTCCCGCAACGAAGCGCCGGGGCCTGCCCCTGGGCAACCAGTTGCTGCGACGCAAGCCGCTCGGCCAGATGCTCAACGAGGCCGGTACCGGCGCTGACGGCAGTTCCGGCGGCCCCCGGCTGCGGCGGAGCCTCGGCGTCTGGCAGTTGACCATGATCAGCGTCGGCGCCACTCTGGGCACCGGCATCTTCGTGGTCCTCGGCGCCTCGGTTCCGCTGGCCGGCCCCGCCATCTGGATCTCGTTCCTGGTGGCAGGCTTCGCAGCACTGCTCTCCGCGATTTCCTACGCGGAAATGGCCGGCGCGGTTCCTGTCTCGGGCTCCAGCTACTCCTACACGTACGCCACCATGGGTGAAGGAATCGCCTGGATCTGCGGCTGGTGCTTGGTCCTCGAATACGCGGTCTCCGTGGCCGCAGTCGCGGTCGGCTCCGCCGAGTACGTTAACGAGATGCTGAAGACGTTTGGCCTGGCGCTGCCGGCCGCCATTGCCGCCCCGCCCGGCGCCGAAGGCGGGGTGCTGAACCTTCCCGCCGTCGCCGTCGTTGTCCTGGCGATGGTCCTGCTGGTGCGAGGTGCCAAGGAAAGCGCCTGGGTGAACACCGTCATGGTGGTCATCAAGATCGCCGTGCTGCTCATGTTCATCGCCATCGCGTTCACGGCCTTCCGGGCCAGCCACTTCGAAACCCTGATGCCGATGGGCGTGGCCGGCATGTCAGCGGCAGCGTCACGCCTCTTCTTCTCCTACATCGGTTTCGACGCCGCCTCCACCGCCGGCGAGGAAGCCAAGAACCCGCAGCGCGATCTGCCCCGCGCCATCATCGCATCCATGGTGATCATCACCGGCATCTACATCCTTGTCGCCGTGGCCGCCGTCGGCGCCCGCGAGTGGACCTGGTTCGACGGCACCGAAGCCGCCCTGGTGCAGATCCTGCAGGAGCTGACCGGCAACCCCTGGATGGCGCTGGTCTTTGCCGCCGGCGCCGTGGTGGCGATCGCCAGCATTGTGCTCACAGTGCTGTACGGGCAGACGCGGATCCTGATGTCCATGTCCCGGGACGGCCTGGTACCCAAGGTCTTCGGCCGCGTCTCCCCGCAGACCGGAACCCCCGTGGCCGGCACGCTGATCGTCGGCAGCGCCGTTGCGCTCACTGCCGGACTGGTCCCGCTCGGCGAGCTGGCGGATGCCACCAGCATCGGCACGCTCTTCGCCTTCGCGCTGGTCAACCTCTCCGTGATCTACCTCCGCCGCTCCCGGCCGAACCTGCCGCGGACATTCCGGGTACCGTTCTATCCGCTGACCCCGATTCTGGGTACCGTCATGTGTATCTACCTCATGGCGAACCTCGGCTCCAGCACCTGGTGGGTCTTCGCCGTGTGGATGCTGGTAGGTGCCGCCGCGTACTTCGGTTACGGCCGCCGCAACTCCAAAGTGGCGCAGCTGAGCCGCAGCGATTACGACTACCTCTCTGCCCAGGATCCCGCCGCCGAACCCGCACCGTCCGCACCCGGCCGCTGA
- a CDS encoding flavin monoamine oxidase family protein yields the protein MTLATELHAPAAADENPITMLNPDFPFSYDHYLANPAGLGSVPEHLHGTEVAVVGAGLSGLVTAYELMKLGLKPVVYEAGAIGGRLKTAAFPGAPDVVADLGGMRFPVSGRAFYHYVDKLGLETTEFPNPLSGPTSSTVIELGGQKHYAEQPEDLPEFFREVADAWKAALREHASFDEMQQAIRKRDTARIKELWNATLPELDEQTFYGFIAASRAFKAAGFEHREAFGQVGFGTGGWDTDFPNSILEILRVVYTDADDLHRGIVGGAQRLPEALWNHAPEDCVFWPAGTSLASLHRGSARGAVARITRGAPTDENPDGDIVIADKWGHSARYRSAVVTCQTWLLSTRIHTEEALFGPGVWTAIERNHYMQSSKTFVMVDRPFWKDRDPSTGREVLSMTLTDRLPRATYLLDNGPDKPAVILLSYTWNDDALKWLSLDADERVRLMLHSLAQIYPGVDIASHIVGEPITVSWEADPNFMGAFKANLPGHYRYQQRLFTHFKQDQLPARQRGIFLAGDDVSFTAGWAEGAVTTGLNAVWGVVNHLGGKCAEDNPGPGELLAQLGPVALD from the coding sequence ATGACACTGGCCACCGAACTCCACGCCCCGGCCGCCGCGGACGAGAATCCGATCACCATGCTGAACCCGGATTTCCCGTTCAGCTACGACCACTACCTCGCCAACCCCGCCGGCCTGGGCTCGGTTCCGGAGCACCTGCACGGCACGGAAGTGGCCGTGGTCGGCGCCGGGCTGTCCGGGCTGGTGACGGCGTACGAATTGATGAAGCTGGGGCTGAAGCCGGTCGTCTACGAGGCCGGCGCGATCGGCGGCAGGCTGAAGACCGCCGCCTTCCCCGGGGCACCCGACGTCGTTGCGGACTTGGGCGGCATGCGCTTCCCGGTCTCCGGAAGGGCCTTCTACCACTATGTGGACAAGCTCGGGCTGGAAACCACCGAGTTCCCCAATCCGTTGTCCGGGCCTACTTCCAGCACCGTCATTGAGCTGGGCGGGCAGAAACACTACGCCGAGCAGCCCGAGGACCTGCCGGAGTTCTTCCGCGAGGTGGCCGATGCGTGGAAGGCGGCGCTGCGCGAGCACGCATCCTTTGACGAGATGCAGCAGGCCATCCGGAAACGCGACACGGCCCGCATCAAGGAACTATGGAACGCAACGCTGCCGGAGCTCGACGAGCAGACCTTCTACGGATTCATCGCTGCCAGCCGCGCCTTCAAGGCCGCCGGATTCGAGCACCGCGAGGCGTTCGGCCAGGTCGGTTTCGGCACCGGCGGCTGGGACACGGACTTCCCCAACTCCATCCTGGAAATCCTGCGCGTGGTCTACACCGACGCCGACGACCTGCATCGGGGCATCGTCGGCGGTGCCCAGCGGCTGCCGGAAGCGCTCTGGAACCACGCACCCGAGGATTGCGTCTTCTGGCCGGCCGGGACCTCACTGGCCAGCCTCCACCGCGGCAGCGCCCGCGGCGCCGTCGCACGCATTACCCGCGGCGCCCCCACGGACGAAAATCCCGACGGCGACATCGTCATCGCGGACAAATGGGGCCACAGTGCCCGCTACCGCTCGGCGGTGGTGACCTGTCAGACGTGGCTGCTCTCCACGCGCATCCATACCGAGGAAGCGCTCTTCGGGCCCGGCGTATGGACCGCCATCGAGCGCAACCATTACATGCAGTCATCCAAGACCTTTGTCATGGTGGACCGGCCGTTCTGGAAGGACCGCGACCCGTCGACCGGCCGCGAGGTGCTCAGCATGACGCTCACGGACCGGCTCCCCCGCGCCACCTACCTGCTGGACAACGGGCCGGATAAGCCGGCGGTCATCCTGCTCTCCTATACCTGGAACGACGACGCCCTGAAGTGGCTTTCGCTTGATGCCGACGAGCGGGTCCGGCTGATGCTGCACTCGCTGGCCCAGATCTATCCCGGCGTGGACATCGCCTCGCACATTGTCGGCGAGCCAATCACCGTCTCCTGGGAGGCCGACCCGAACTTCATGGGCGCCTTCAAGGCAAACCTGCCCGGCCACTACCGCTACCAGCAGCGGTTGTTCACGCACTTCAAGCAGGACCAACTGCCTGCCAGGCAGCGCGGCATCTTCCTCGCCGGGGACGACGTTTCCTTCACTGCGGGCTGGGCAGAGGGTGCTGTGACAACGGGGTTGAATGCGGTCTGGGGCGTGGTCAACCACCTCGGCGGCAAGTGCGCGGAAGACAACCCGGGACCCGGCGAGTTGCTGGCGCAACTCGGCCCGGTCGCTCTGGACTAA